From Polaribacter butkevichii, a single genomic window includes:
- a CDS encoding PspC domain-containing protein, with amino-acid sequence MNKTININLGGFFFHIDEIAYQKLKRYLESISRSLSDDPQGKNEIIADIEARISELLTEKITDARQVINEGDIDDIIKIMGQPEDYAGAEEEYNDASYSYKRNNSTGKKLFRDGDDKFLGGVAAGIAHYFDVDTIWIRLGLLALFFGAGFGVILYIILWILLPEAKTTAEKLQMEGEPVNIDNIEKKIREEFNNVSENVSEFANKASEKFKDGANEFSEKINQTFSGKPVKNNGLQDFINTIGKIILVLFKVIGKFIGVLLVFIAGAVILSLIIGGFSVGSLEFLNVNGEFLQYPPFFYDAVLPKWALTLAGFLLIGIPFLILFVLGLRILSSSIKKISKPTSLTLLGIWVIALLTMIFTGIEYGTSHVNDGQFVKKTSLNIIEKDTITLKMINDDEIYYIHNLRRSSRKYEVDIDGTPKAYSNDVSINVKRSNSDEGYIIVQKESAGKTRSSANKNAEKLEYKFEIVDNTIILDAYYLSNFKNMWKDEEINVTIYLPQSNTVYFDHSVKNFLNDVDNEGDIYDKDMANHHFIMTDTTLKCTDCTGNEKTI; translated from the coding sequence ATGAATAAAACTATCAACATAAATTTAGGCGGATTTTTCTTCCACATAGATGAAATTGCCTATCAGAAATTAAAACGATACCTAGAATCTATTTCTAGATCGTTAAGCGATGATCCGCAAGGAAAAAACGAAATCATTGCAGATATAGAAGCTCGTATTAGCGAATTGTTAACAGAAAAAATAACAGACGCAAGACAGGTTATTAATGAAGGTGATATTGATGATATCATTAAAATTATGGGACAACCAGAAGATTACGCTGGTGCAGAAGAAGAATATAACGATGCTAGTTATTCTTATAAAAGAAATAACTCTACCGGAAAAAAACTTTTTAGAGATGGTGATGATAAATTTTTAGGTGGAGTTGCCGCAGGTATTGCACATTATTTTGATGTAGATACTATTTGGATTCGCCTTGGTTTATTAGCTTTATTCTTTGGGGCTGGTTTTGGAGTAATCTTATACATTATCCTTTGGATTTTATTACCTGAAGCTAAAACCACTGCAGAAAAATTGCAGATGGAAGGTGAACCTGTAAACATCGATAATATCGAAAAAAAGATTCGTGAAGAGTTTAATAATGTTTCAGAAAATGTATCTGAATTTGCCAACAAAGCATCAGAAAAGTTTAAAGACGGTGCCAATGAGTTTTCAGAAAAAATAAATCAAACTTTTTCGGGAAAGCCGGTAAAAAATAACGGACTACAAGATTTTATCAACACCATAGGCAAGATTATTCTTGTACTCTTTAAAGTGATTGGTAAATTTATTGGAGTGCTACTAGTATTTATTGCTGGTGCAGTTATTTTATCACTAATAATTGGTGGGTTTTCTGTAGGAAGTTTAGAATTTTTAAATGTAAATGGTGAGTTTTTACAATATCCGCCGTTTTTCTACGATGCTGTTTTACCTAAATGGGCATTAACATTAGCTGGTTTTTTATTAATAGGTATTCCGTTTTTAATCTTATTTGTTTTAGGATTACGCATTTTATCTAGCAGTATTAAAAAAATTAGCAAACCAACCTCATTAACGTTGTTAGGTATTTGGGTGATTGCTTTATTAACCATGATTTTTACAGGAATAGAATACGGAACGTCTCATGTAAATGACGGACAGTTTGTAAAGAAAACCTCTTTAAATATCATCGAAAAGGATACCATCACTCTAAAAATGATTAATGATGATGAAATCTATTATATCCATAATTTAAGAAGAAGTTCTCGTAAATATGAGGTTGATATAGACGGAACGCCTAAAGCATATTCTAATGATGTAAGTATAAATGTGAAACGCAGTAATTCTGATGAAGGCTATATTATTGTACAAAAAGAATCTGCTGGAAAAACAAGAAGTAGTGCAAATAAGAATGCTGAAAAGCTTGAATATAAATTCGAAATTGTAGATAACACCATCATTTTGGATGCTTATTACTTGTCTAACTTTAAAAACATGTGGAAAGACGAAGAGATTAATGTTACTATTTATCTACCACAAAGCAACACCGTATATTTTGATCATTCTGTAAAAAACTTTTTGAATGATGTAGATAATGAAGGTGATATTTATGATAAAGATATGGCGAATCATCATTTTATAATGACTGATACAACCTTAAAATGTACAGATTGTACCGGTAATGAAAAGACGATCTAA
- a CDS encoding PadR family transcriptional regulator, whose translation MKIENTKAQMRKGVLEYCILSILKNGDAYTSEILKTLKGAEMIVVEGTIYPLLTRLKNAGLLTYRWEESTSGPPRKYYVLTENGGMFIKELDKTWSNLVSAVNQVISKKPTTNE comes from the coding sequence ATGAAAATAGAAAATACAAAAGCACAAATGCGAAAAGGTGTTTTAGAGTATTGCATTTTATCCATTCTAAAAAATGGTGATGCCTATACTTCTGAGATTCTTAAAACGCTAAAAGGTGCAGAAATGATTGTGGTTGAAGGAACCATATATCCGTTACTAACCCGCTTAAAAAACGCAGGACTATTAACCTACAGATGGGAAGAATCAACCTCTGGACCACCAAGAAAGTATTACGTTTTAACAGAAAACGGAGGCATGTTTATAAAAGAATTAGACAAAACATGGAGTAATTTAGTTAGTGCAGTAAACCAAGTAATCAGCAAAAAACCAACGACAAATGAATAA